The Cystobacter fuscus DSM 2262 genomic sequence ACCGTCCTGGATCACGTACGAGCCCCAGTCGGGACCCCGCGAGTAGATGCCGCCTTTGGCCTTGAGTTCGTCCTCGACGAGGAATGGCACCACATGGGTCAAGCCGACGCCCTCCTCTTCCGAGTTGGCGAAGCCGGTAACATTCTTGCCCTCGACCAACGGGCGACCATCGGGCGTCTTCGTGTGGCGCAAGACGCCAGGAGCGTGGCAGACCAGCGCGACCGGCTTGCCGGCGGCCAGGAAGCTCTCAACGAGGTTGATGGATTTTTGATCCTCGGCGAGGTCCCAAAGCGGCCCATGGCCACCCGGATAGAAGACCGTATCGAATGAGGTGCTCGGGCCGGGTATGCGGGTGCTGAGCCCCCACGGCTCTTGCTCC encodes the following:
- a CDS encoding type 1 glutamine amidotransferase domain-containing protein, giving the protein MQRGAALSCWGQHGGCSGGSKPAARPCYWEQEPWGLSTRIPGPSTSFDTVFYPGGHGPLWDLAEDQKSINLVESFLAAGKPVALVCHAPGVLRHTKTPDGRPLVEGKNVTGFANSEEEGVGLTHVVPFLVEDELKAKGGIYSRGPDWGSYVIQDGLLITGQNPGSSPATARALFDAVKVAA